A stretch of Paenibacillus peoriae DNA encodes these proteins:
- a CDS encoding acetyltransferase produces MQNEIVAYREENHDQLVDIWQRAVRRTHTFLAEEDIQFYHHIVRNGVLRELEVWMEWNTSQEPTGFIGLDGLKIEMLFVDPEHHGQGIGSRLIQHAEKIKGKHLKVDVNEQNEKAYAFYRHYGFVQTARSALDGSGRAFPLLHMELNK; encoded by the coding sequence GTGCAAAATGAAATTGTTGCTTATCGGGAAGAAAATCATGATCAACTCGTTGATATTTGGCAGCGGGCTGTACGCCGGACGCACACATTTTTGGCGGAAGAGGACATTCAATTTTATCATCATATCGTACGCAATGGTGTTTTAAGAGAACTTGAAGTTTGGATGGAATGGAATACAAGTCAAGAACCAACAGGTTTTATCGGGCTGGACGGATTAAAAATAGAGATGCTGTTTGTGGACCCTGAACACCATGGGCAGGGCATAGGCAGCCGACTCATCCAGCATGCTGAAAAAATAAAAGGGAAACACCTCAAAGTGGACGTGAATGAGCAGAACGAGAAAGCGTATGCTTTCTACAGACATTACGGCTTTGTACAAACGGCGCGTTCTGCACTGGATGGATCAGGTAGGGCATTTCCTTTGCTTCACATGGAATTGAACAAGTGA